In Catharus ustulatus isolate bCatUst1 chromosome 29, bCatUst1.pri.v2, whole genome shotgun sequence, the following are encoded in one genomic region:
- the LOC117008448 gene encoding caM kinase-like vesicle-associated protein isoform X3, giving the protein MPSSKSGSEFWIEGSHREAALEDFYVVGPELGRGATSVVFSCQEKGTGAPYAAKILKKTIDKKIVRTEIGVLLRLSHPNIIKLKEIFETPSEIALVLELVTGGELFDRIVERGFYSERDAAHVVKQILEAVSYLHENGVVHRDLKPENLLYADLSPDAPLKIGDFGLSKIVDEQDTMKTVCGTPGYCAPEILHGCPYGPEVDMWSVGVITYILLCGFEPFFDPRGDQFMYGRILSCDYEFVSPWWDEVSPNAKDLVRKLMVLDPRQRLTVQQALQHPWVSGNAAKLAHMDSTQRKLQEFNARRKLKAAMKAVVASSRLGNHGHHDCARGGRGQGGPRGLAQPAATGGTEAGTGLRVCQSDHPNVCQSDHPAVCQSDHSNVCQSDHPAVCQSDHSNVCQSDHPAVCQSDHPAVFQSDHGTMAPVFKSDHSITFQSDNATVSPVFQSDRSNVYQSDHSTMFQSDNAIMSPLFQSDHPTMAPVATLQSDHPAVYQSDHPTMSPVFKSDHSAVCQSDNATMALMFKKDHPTVSPEAPVFQNDHPAMAPLAMLQSDHPAVYQSDNATVSLMFKSDHPAVHQSDNATVSLMFKGDHSTTFQSDHATMSPVATLQNDHPAVYQSDNATVSPMFKSDHSSTFQSDNATVAPVFQSGHPTVSPVVPAFRNDHPAMSPVSPVSPVSPVAVFQSGHPTVAPVAVPGSGCDS; this is encoded by the exons aTGCCATCGTCCAAGAGCGGGAGCGAGTTCTGGATCGAGGGATCCCACCGGGAGGCGGCACTGGAAGATTTCTACGTCGTGGGCCCCGAGCTGGGACG GGGAGCCACCTCAGTTGTGTTCAGCTGCCAGGAGAAGGGCACGGGAGCTCCCTACGCTGCCAAGATCCTGAAGAAAACG atcGACAAAAAGATCGTGAGGACGGAGATCGGGGTCCTGCTGCGGCTCTCACACCCCAACATC aTCAAGCTCAAGGAGATTTTCGAGACGCCCTCGGAGATCGcgctggtgctggagctggtgaCGGGGGGAGAACTCTTCGACAG GATCGTGGAGAGGGGATTCTACAGCGAGCGGGACGCGGCGCACGTGGTCAAACAGATCCTGGAGGCTGTTTCG tatttgcACGAGAATGGAGTCGTGCACCGGGACCTGAAGCCGGAGAATTTGCTCTACGCTGACCTGTCCCCCGATGCCCCCCTGAAAATCG GTGACTTCGGGCTCTCCAAGATCGTGGATGAGCAGGACACCATGAAAACCGTGTGTGGGACACCGGGGTACTGCG CCCCCGAAATCCTGCACGGGTGTCCCTACGGACCTGAGGTGGACATGTGGAGCGTGGGGGTCATCACCTACATCCT gctctgtggATTCGAGCCCTTCTTTGACCCGCGGGGGGATCAGTTCATGTACGGCCGCATCCTCAGCTGTGACTATGAGTTCGTGTCCCCCTGGTGGGACGAGGTGTCCCCGAACGCCAAGGACCTG GTGAGGAAGCTGATGGTGCTGGACCCCCGGCAGAGGCTGACGGTGCAGCAGGCGCTGCAGCACCCCTGGGTCAGCGGCAACGCCGCCAAGCTGGCCCACATGGACAGCACCCAGAGAAAGCTGCAGGAGTTCAACGCCAGGAGGAAGCTGAAG gctgccATGAAAGCCGTGGTGGCCTCCAGCCGCTTGGGCAACCACGGCCACCACGACTGTGcccgcggcggccgcggccagGGGGGACCCCGGGGCCTGGCCCAGCCCGCGGCCACCGGCGGCACCGAGGCTGGCACGGGGCTCAGAGTGTGCCAGAGTGACCACC CCAATGTGTGCCAGAGTGACCACCCAGCTGTGTGCCAGAGTGACCACTCCAATGTGTGCCAGAGTGACCACCCAGCTGTGTGCCAGAGTGACCACTCCAATGTGTGCCAGAGTGACCATCCAGCTGTGTGCCAGAGTGACCATCCAGCTGTGTTCCAGAGTGACCACGGCACCATGGCCCCGGTGTTCAAGAGTGACCACTCCATCACGTTCCAGAGTGACAATGCCACCGTGTCCCCGGTGTTCCAGAGTGACCGCTCCAATGTGTACCAGAGTGACCACTCCACCATGTTCCAGAGTGACAATGCCATCATGTCCCCGCTGTTCCAGAGTGACCACCCCACCATGGCCCCAGTGGCCACGCTCCAGAGTGACCACCCAGCTGTGTACCAGAGTGACCATcccaccatgtccccagtgtTCAAGAGTGACCACTCAGCTGTGTGCCAGAGTGACAATGCCACCATGGCCCTGATGTTCAAGAAGGATCACCCCACCGTGTCCCCAGAGGCCCCAGTGTTCCAGAATGACCACCCCGCCATGGCCCCGCTGGCCATGCTCCAGAGTGACCACCCAGCTGTGTACCAGAGTGACAATGCCACAGTGTCCCTGATGTTCAAGAGTGACCACCCAGCTGTGCACCAGAGTGACAATGCCACCGTGTCCCTGATGTTCAAGGGTGACCACTCCACCACGTTCCAGAGTGACCACGCCACCATGTCCCCAGTGGCCACGCTCCAGAATGACCACCCAGCTGTGTACCAGAGTGACAATGCCACCGTGTCCCCAATGTTCAAGAGTGACCACTCCAGCACGTTCCAGAGTGACAATGCCACCGTGGCCCCAGTGTTCCAGAGTGGCCACCCCACCGTGTCCCCAGTGGTCCCTGCGTTCCGGAATGACcaccctgccatgtccccagtgtccccagtgtccccagtgtccccagtggcCGTATTCCAGAGTGGCCACCCCACCGTGGCCCCGGTGGCCGTGCCAGGCTCTGGCTGTGACAGTTAA